Within Gammaproteobacteria bacterium, the genomic segment TGGAGTGCATCAAGAGCAGGATCTTGGCCAGCGCGATGCCGTACACCGCGTTGCCGCGCAGCCAGCGGATGCGGTTGGCCTCCAGCGCCACCTGGGCGTCGAAGCCGATGCCGAGGCCGTTCGCGAAGTAGAAGTCGTTGCAGCGGCCCACGTCCACGCGGCGGGTCTGGCGGCGCACCGCGCGCCAGCAGGCCTCGCGCCAGTCATGGCTCGCGTCCAGCATCTTCACGAAGTCGTTGCCGGTGCCCACCGGCACCACCGCCAGCGGCGCGCCGCCGCCGCCCTTCATCCAGCCGTTCACCGCCTCGTGCACCGTGCCGTCGCCGCCGGCCACCACCACCACCGGCGGCTTCTCTGCGAGCGCGGCCTGCACCTTGGCCTGCACGTCGCCGGGGCCGGTGCTGTTGAGGATGCGGGTAGGGAGGCTGAGTTCCTGCAGGTAGGCGCCGATGGCCGGGCCCATCTCGCGGCCCAGGCCGCGGCCTGCTTCGGGATTCACGATGACGGGAGCACGCGCACTCATGGCGCGCGCCTGCGGGAAAGTCTCATCTTGTCACCCCAGCCCCTGAAAGCTGCGGCATAGCTTACTCGAAGCTCAGCGCTTCCCGTTGCCGTTTCCGTTTTTGGGGAGTTCGCCGTCTAGCTCGGCCATCATCCGCGCCACGCTGCCGAGCGCGAGGCGGATC encodes:
- a CDS encoding diacylglycerol kinase family protein, with amino-acid sequence MSARAPVIVNPEAGRGLGREMGPAIGAYLQELSLPTRILNSTGPGDVQAKVQAALAEKPPVVVVAGGDGTVHEAVNGWMKGGGGAPLAVVPVGTGNDFVKMLDASHDWREACWRAVRRQTRRVDVGRCNDFYFANGLGIGFDAQVALEANRIRWLRGNAVYGIALAKILLLMHSTPTVRVRHDGERLETPITLLTINNGKVEGGAFVMAPDAEIDDGLFDVVVAKGMGRLGVLQLLPQVLKGEHMSHPKVVKFRTGRLSVEADVPLPIHADGELTYTGAKKLDIEVLPRALEVVC